TCCATTGGATGAACGTGGCAGCTCCTATGAATCTGTAGATTTGTCTGCTTGGCGGATGACACCACTGTCCGGGAGTTAGGACAGTCGTCTGAAATGCCACAAGTTACAACTTAGCCTTCCGTGTCTAATTGCAGACTACGTTGGCCACGATTGATCGTCAAAACTTTCTCTAAGACAAACTTGGACGAGATGTCTCTCAGGCCTACCTGTGATATCACAAGAAACACAGGCGGAGTTTGTGCAAACATAAGATTGAGGAACCAATAAGAACGGCGACTCTCCTATCACATGCGATCAAAAATGCAAGGGAAGCTAGAACAGACAGACCGACAAGCGAAGCAAGCAGCAAATTCGTAGCACGAGTCCTGAATTAAATCTCGTATCTGCTGGCTCGGCCGAAGAACTACCTGTGGGTTCGGCATTTTGGCCTCTTGGAGATGAATTATGTGAGGCAATTCTGAGATAGATGCCGCAACGCCTTGCAGTCCAAGATTCAAGCAATCCTGTACTACGGCTACCGGTCGTTCATTCAGAATTTACAGTGCTTTCAATGGATATATACTTGCACAACAACTGTTACTGTCAGCTATTCAACGTAGACCAAAAGTGTTAACCTCAGCAGATGGCATCGGCGTATGACAGCATCATGTTGAACAGAGCTTTGTATTTCCAGAAATTTCTCAGAAGTTGACTATGAGAAGGTAGCATAATGTTTTCTTCCCTGTTCGTGTCCAGTCCTCGCCATCACATTCACTGTTAGTCCCTAGGGCCACCTCTTTCGATCAACCTTCATCTGCCCACACGTCTCTCTAAGAGGGTCAACAATTCTACATTCTTCTATTTCTCTCAAGATAGAGTGCGTCGAAACTTTGCTTCCCTTCCATCCAGCACCGGCGACGTCGCCTTGAGAAACAAATCTCAGAGCAATAAAGTGCTTGAAAAGGCCCAGAACAACGAAGAAAAGTGGCAGATACTAGTCATGTGCCCGGATACAGAGGCTGCAACCTCAAGGGCTCTGTTGGCGATTCCACCACCATCATCGCTCGCGAGTTCAGGCATGACACAATTATCAGCGGGAGATCCGACGCGATCACCTCGAATGACCCACAGTACGAACTCCTACCATGGGTTCCGTTGGAATGGATAACATGATGGGCTTGTGTCTTGCGGTATCGACAGTGCCAAGTACTTGAACACGTATGCGAGAATCCTTAATACAACGGGCATCCCAAACAGTCCCCATAGAGCTCTCTCGGGATCGGACTAAAGATGGGCTAGGTTTGCTTGATTAATGGAAGCTTATCTCGTCGATGAAACGATGGGATCATGTCATACACCCTAACGCATTTCCAAAACCATCCAATCATTCCGGTACTTGCCTGTCACTCGAGCTATGGGGTGGCATCAAACACATGTTCGCGAGCACAACCCTGGTAGGATCTTGAGCTTGGGCTGAAACTTGTCTTTCGTTATCGTGTAATCATTGACTAGACATCATCTGAGAATCCATAGTTATCTTTCCAATGCTTGGTGTCTCCGAAGGCTCACATAGGCATTCCAGAAACGTGTGATTGCGCTACTCCAAGTTGATGTCTGTCTCGAAATATTCGCCAGACGCAATAGCTTCTCCATCCATGACCCCACTAACGTACGCATCCCCAATGAGCTCGTACCTGCCTCCCTTCGTAGGCCGAACCACGAAAGGAACCTCGGAACCAAGAAGCAAGCATATCGAATCACCAACCTTTGCATTTCTGGGCACCAAGCACAGCCTACCGACCGCTGTGCGAGAGAACCTCCGTGGGCTGGCAGCAGCCAGGATAGTCATCTCCACCGTCACAGCAGCCGCGACGAAAGCCAATCGTGCCTTATTCGCCTCTTCGGGGTCTTCGGAGACGAGCCAGGTCTCCATGTTCGTTATCATATCCTTGATAGACTCCGAAAGGTCCACGTCGATGCGGTCGCTCAGCTGGCTTCTCTCAGACGTCAGGGTCTTCCAGAATTCAGAGAGGCGTTCAGGGGACATGTCTTGAATGCGATCAGAACCTGACGCAACTCGAACGCAGGATTTGTAGAAGTTGAGCGACCTTAAAGAATTTCGGGCGTAGTAGGCATCCATCTTGTCAAGCGGGTACGGGACGCGCTTAGGTTTCGGTGGGAGTGGTAGCTCAGGCCAAGAGATCCCATCTTCCTCGATGGTATCGATTAGCATGCCAGAACACCTTAGTATTTTGTCATCGATGATTTCGACGTTCCCAAGCTGTATGCCGCCGGCTGAGAACTTGCCATACCGAACGCTGTAGCTTGGCAACGCGTCAAACTCCTGGTTTCTCAAATCGGGTACCCAAGTTGGGAGATCTGACAGCCTTCGACGCTGCCATCGGTATACAGGTCGGTAGTACCAGGGGAGCGCAACGTCGGTAACCAGTTTCTGTGGCGCGCATGCCAGAACACCGAGGTCCTTCTTCTCCAGGAGCTGAGATCGGGCGAAGCGTATGTAACACTCTTGAACCGAAAGAGAGTACAAGTTGTCTCGGGAAATGATGCTATCTTTCTCGATATCCGAGGCGTAGCCTAAGACACCCAGAATGTGGTCTCGAGGATCGGTACATTGAAATGCTCTGGTGGCTTTAACGCCGTCCATCAGCGTGACTGGTTGCTTGCCTCGATACCATTGGCTCATGCGCATCATCGAAAGGTTATAGAGACGGGTTGGGAGAAAAGTCACGTTGCTGTCATTTACGGTTCCATCCTTTGGCAGAGCTTGGATCCCAAACGTTGACATTCTCAGAGCCAGCTCTGAGAGTGGTTGAAACGGCATCATGAGCTTCCCGCAATAGAGCCAGGTGTTATCGTTGAGAATCGCCTCTTGATAAACCCACTTTCTTTCGAACCAAGTGTGATTCATTAGTGCCCTAAGAGGTCTCCAGTCCAGATTCCAGACGGTAGACTTGCCGTCTTGCGCTCGTTCCTGGTTGCGAGTGGCAAGGATATCTGCACTTTTTCTGTTCTGGTGAGGATCGTCCACAACCTACCTCAGGGATGATCTCAGATGCTTCCTTGATGACATCCTGAACTCCATCGATGTTGGAATCGTCACTCCCAAGCCAAATTCTGACAGCTTCCGCATTTGAGTAAATTTCCGACATTCGCCCAATTTGTTGGGTTTTCTCCAAAGTGTTCCTCTGGTTGATGCAAATGGAGTCGGCCCAGAGCACAACCTCCTCAGTAGGGGAGCGCCAACGCTTCAGCGCTTCAAAAagagttttagtaatttgaATCTCTTTTCCTTTGCAGGTGATGTATGTTTTGTCCCGAGCATCTCCCCATGCATAGGAAACGGCATGGTATTTGACTGGCGCCTTAAGCCACTCGTTCGTGAGGTCAATTCGAACACCGTCATCTTCATGTCCCGGAAGTAAGTGAATGAGACGGAATTGGCCCTCTACAAGTGAGCCGTGCGTATATCGTGGCGGAGATCGAAGCCAGCGCTGAAGTCGCGATGTCAAGGTCCTTTCTTCACCGCGGAAGAACAAGTGAGATGCGATCGGGCCAGCCAGAATGACCGCAGCGCCTATGGCATAGAGCACCCGCGCATCAACGCCGGTATCGTCCATTGATGTTGATTTAATCGATATGAGACGATGGAACCGGCGGGCTGGGCCTCGCTTGCGAGTGGTGCTGGAGGTTGGTTCATCCCAGTTGACCTGCGGAGACAGGTAAGAGATGAAGGTGGTTCCATGTCGGCACGTGTTAGGCCAATCATATTGCATGCAGGGATTCCCTCTCCAACGTCATATCTCTTCAGCTTGTTGTGAGACCAGTCAAGGGGCTTCGGATTGCCGACTCGATTGCCTTGGGTCACATGAGCTTAGGCAGCACATTTGTTACAATATGATACTAGACGGATTGGAAGCTGAGCTCAGTAGGACTTATCCCACCGGTCAATTTCTAACAGCTAATGTTTTCATTTCGCTGCCCATGAACCCAAAACCGAACCCCATTGATTTCGAtgtgtgtacggagtaccagTGCGCTCTACCCAATCGAGAGAACTCCAGCTGGCCAGACGTCGGAGAATAGGAAGTTTCCACAGCATTGTCCACAATGCGCAACGACTCGAAGGATAGAAAACGTGGTTTTGAGTCAATTATCCACAACGGAGATGAAGCCAGTGCCAACGCGTAAACGCGCGAAGCTGTTTACTCAGCATGAGTACGCTATCCACAAGCGAGTCAGCGCAACCTGTATCTGATCAAATGAATCATGGACACCCCCAGTAGCGTGTCTCAAATTGAGCGATACCACACCGATGCCAAGATTTAAGCTTGGCTCTTGATCGTAAAATCCTAACATCTCCACAACTTCTTTGCGTCACGATAGGCGAGTACCCTTCGTATTCTTAATCGAGGGCAAGTATTTCCGGCTTCTTCGTGCTTCGAGACTTACTTTACTTGACATTTCACCGCCATCTGCCAATTACCCATACAACGCGTCGATGTTGCACATACTGTCGATGGTCAACGGGCAACAAGCGGATTCCGCATTCCATTTCGGCCGGGCAGGAATATGTTCAAGGAAGCAAGCTTCTCGAGGCCGATTCTATCGGATAGGAGAGGTCATGACACTTTCGTGTCAATGAGATTTGGAGAGTTGCCGAGAAAGGCCTGACTGGTGCCTACTAATGCTTTCTCCCCCCGTCATTCCATGCGATTATCATGACAAAGCTCACACAAGACCTAATCACTCTACAAAAGCGCGGACACAAGGTAAGATTGCGATCTCGGCGTACTCAGAACATGCCCTCTTTGAAAAATAACCCTAAAATGCAGCAACTTAATGACTGATAGATACCGGCCGAACTCGTACGAGTGAGGTTCTGGGCAGAGGTAGGTCTTCGCCGACCCGGCGGTTCGGTAGCAAGCGACCTTCCGCTTTCGAAACCCCAGGAAAGTATACTCGTTTGAGTCAACAACTAAAGTCTCCCACTCTCCCCACGTTTCGGCGTTACCACGGAGTAGCCGTAGCTTGAGCTAGTCTAGAGCAATTTCCCCCTGCAAGTCAGAGAAGAACACCGGGAACATCATGAACTATGTACATGGGGGAGGACCCGTCAAAGGTCAACCAAGTGCAACATGGCTCAAGCCACACAGTCAGGCTCATGCTTCGTGCCGTACTCCCGTCCGCTGCGTGGCAGCCAAGATCAGGGGTGAAAGGGTGGAAGCAAGTCGTTTGACCTCAAACCAGGGCAGAATTTCGCTATCAACGACTCATCGCCATTTCTCAAGTACACCAATCTGTGACAAGGGACCCGTTTGTCTTGATCATCGTGCCAAGGTACAATTTGTGCATAGTAGGTGATGCAATTTGGCAGGCCAAGTAGCGTTTCAGCGCCAAGGTTCGACTTGCGATGAAGCCGAAAACCATCAGACGATACAAGCAAGTCGGCAAGACGTATCTTCCACTTCGCCACCGAAAATGGGCAATAGCCTAGGGGCGCTATCATATGGGACGCACAGAAGAAAATATGTCCCTGGTGAGCGTGGCAGCTGTCAAATGGAGAGCTTCATCAGTTAGCATTCAAACAGAAACAAAATTAGGAGCTAGACTGCCCAAACAACAGCTTTTGGGAAATGCCTTGATTAATCACGATGATGAGCAACTTGCTGCTCAATGGGTCATCAGATGATTGATTTTCTGCCCCTCGTTTCTATTTCCATCTGCCAGGGAGCCCCTCCTAGATGTCCACCTTCGCACGCGCGCGGCGTGCGGATATGCGGGGACGAAAGTCGAGACCCCTGATAATACCTTGGAAACCCATGCCTTTCAGCTGCTTCTCATCAGCCTTACCAGGCCTGCCCTTCTAAGGCCTCGTTTTCGTGAAGATTGCGCTGGTAGACCGCCCGCGACCGCTCTTATCGGCAAGTATCGGCAAGGGAATTGAGGGTGTGCCCGTTCTCTCTCATTGGCACGTCTGAGGACTTTTGTCACATAAAGCGGGCCCACTCCATGTGGGCAGCATTAACCACATCCATATCTCGTGACATAAGTCGAcctacccccttttggccaccccccccttttagccaccccatttctctatcCTAGCCAccgtattaaaaccctacccacgattttcaaACCACCATAACAAttacaaaaatcgtctaaatataattcttttttatatacttatttattaatatataataatctcgtatactaaaaataaagttattcgggctcttaaggctattagaagaggtctcttagttaattaggccttaattaagttcggagttctaaggttaactctttataattataaaagaggctactaaacgagggtaatagtattcgtagacctctagaggctttttttataataaaaagactagttagcttagtaagttcgtatttaatataatctaagcgttatactaacttataaatagcttataaaattcgctaagcgagttctaagatcttaaggggatataaatcctcttaaaaagagatagataaatacttttttaaaaaaaaacttattaattaaggtttagAGAAGTCGTACTATCGATTCAAGGcgtttaaatagggctattattaatataattaaattataatttagattacttaatatactagagattagtaatattaaataggctaataagtataatataaataagactagtatcctagagggtaagggatttaatagcctagttttaagtaaaatagagactatagtagtacgaaaaaaagagcttagttcgcgtacttaggtatctataattaagtatatttttactaatagtcgagctattaaactactagttatatataaaggaaagtcggtataataatagtaatttttacttaaatttaacccttatactaattaggagtttatagtaataaataatagctaaataacTAACAAAactacccttaagtagttaaaaatagtgttcttattataaactaagacccccccctttagggggcttagtatactcaataagcctcgactattagttctaaatagctataggagttatataacaatagaatttatataggaatgctataaaaataacgtttacttactattcttattattatatacttcctatatcctctagctattaaatatagctatttttaaacttattaagtctaagtataaaaaggagcttagtaaggaggatatagtaaataattctattattattagaaagcggtacttcttaagctactactaaaaagctcgtttagctagtctaacgttattaaatatacgaagtaggtagaaagtaactagactatatccccctaatatagctagactacttactaatctaatagtcctacttaacctagttatactaactaaaaagaccgtaaatactaagtaagtgactagtaatactaaaaaagctattaactaggtattagtagcgtttattattaactagttaatacttaagaaggctagcgagctctgcgattagttaaagttatttatagagcttagtctagactataatacttaacgactactatttagaaaagtaaaaaaggtatttagtaaataggcctactatttagtaatatcttagtactatatttaagttctaaaagctaaagttaactaattaaggccgcggaaaaagaagagtatactaataaacctaaatattaagtttataaatatttaagatatatagagagcttaggaggactttagtaaccgtctagttagtcctagtcgactcgcaggggtcgaattacctagggagaataataactatattattatagtagtagaagatagttaattaattaagtatagttagtggcgatgttttaatactatgttttgatggggtggccaaaagggggtgggtcgacttacccCCCAGACGCCTAGAGCCATTATCCGTATAATAAGCGTCTATACTACGCCTTAACCCCGCAGGTAGTAAACTAGTTAGAAAAACCTAGtatctatattatacctTAACCCcataagtagtagattaaCTAGAAAAACCTACTTATACGGAGACTTAAACGGCCGTCTTTCGCTTTTTAGATACACGACCTATAGATAATACGGCACTTTAACTATTGTGGCAATAGCGGATAGGAGCTGGGCTCATAACTGTCacaaaaagcgggcccactcAATGTGGGCAGCATTAACCACATCCATATCTCGTGACAACTTTCGAGGCTATCGGCTGAGGCGTAGCTGAACGCTCTGCAGGTGGTAGCTTCGCATGTGTCCAGGATACCTGCTTCAGCATGAGAAGATCTACCTCCATGTGACGCTGAAACCCCCATTCAATGTGACGTTCCTCAAAATTGAGTTCTGGAAGACAGTGAGGCCTGCACAACATGCGAAACTCCTCGCAGTCCATCATACCATAAATAACATGATCCTAGGCAATACTATGTAAGAAGACGTTCGTCTGGTCTCCATTTCGCCGAGAGCCCAGAAAGGCTACCATCCCTTCCCCTGACTAGCATCGCAAGACTAGGCGCGCCCCACTTGGTCATCACTCGGGAAATCTGGTTCTATTCGAGACGGGTCAGTGTGACCGTTTAGTTTATCGGCGTCTATATTGCGCTGTTCTTTGGGTATAACAGATTAAGATGTCATGGGTCATGGAGATAAGACGAGTTGTATAAAGACGGGAGGTTGAGGACATCAACGAACGTCCCCTCAGCAGCCTGTCTCTCAACAACTTCCTTCGCTTCCAACACCACAGTCGTTCTTTTCTGAACTTGTCGATCTTTTTTGAAACAGTCCTTCTTTTCTTGTGCGAAAACATGTCTTTCAACACACTCTTTTTCAAGCACCTCTTGGTAGGTGCTGCTCTCCTCCCCGGCCTCGCATTGTCCTCTCCCGTCGGCAGCGTCGATGCTCGAGGTGTCAAGGTCATTTCGGCGCCCTTGGAAAATATCACGCCAACCATCATAGACCACGGTCCTCTTGATCTCGAGGGCCTCGAGCGCCTCAAAGACTCCCTCACAAAGTCTATCCGCCCGACGCAGACGCCGGAGCCGAACAGAGTCAAGCGCCAGGACGCTGCGTCGGGCACCGTTCCCAACTCTTTGACAGTCGCCACCAGCGATGCCTTCGTTTCGGTCGATGTCGGTGACATCAATCTTATTGATAGCAACTCTGCCAACTGTCACTCTGAGGAACTCAACGGGCCATTTGATTCTATTCAGTTCTTCACTGGGTCTACCAACATGCGCGCCATCAACGCTACTAGCAGCAGTGGAAACGCAAGTTCAATCACCAGCGTAAGTAcagttttttctttctttttttctttttccttttcGTTCTCCAGGGTACTGGAAACCATAAGTCTGACATGGTATTCAACAGAAACTTGAAGGCTGGGCCGATGCCGGCGTTTTCAAGTTCGAGAACGGCGACCGCATCAAGGAATTCTGGGTTCTCGAGAACCGTGGTTCCTTCCATGGCTTCAACTTCACAACCACCAGCGGAAAGACTTACTCTGCCATGGGCCAGGTCCTCCGCGACCCTCCTCCGATGCAAAAGGTCCCCGTCGGATCCGGCATCCTCGGCCGTATGCGCGTGCAGTACTGCAACATCGGTCTGATTGGCCATCTCGGCTTCGACTTCCTCGACGAGCTTCAGTCCGTGTCCATCAGCAACATTGCTTACTCTGGCTTCACGGACAAGATCATGCCTTCCGGCCCCGGACAGACCATGACTGTTGGATCCCAGATTGTCGACAACCGTAACTCCACCGCTGAGCAAATCATCACGATCATGACGATGGATGCCGTCACTAGGTCGCACACTCTCAGCGTTGCGAACCAGTGGAACGTGGGTGGCCGCGTTGCTGTCGAAGCTGAGGCCGGCATCCCGCTCATTGGAAAGAGTAAGGTTACGACTGAGTTCTCCTGGCAGGTGCAGAAGACCACCGTAAGCAATCGTCTCCATCAATCGATATATCTCAAAACAGTTCGCTAATTGCATGACCAATCTAGACCGAGGAAGACACCGAGGGAGAGATCCTAACCAGGTCTGCCACCATCAACCTCAAGTGCCCGCCCAAGAAGTACTGCGTAggctcctccttcttcacaATGTTCAAGATGAACGTCGAGGCCGAAGCTACATTCCGCGCCAAGACCAAGTCAGGCAAGGACTTCTTCTGGAAGCAGAAGGGCAAGTACGAAGGCGCCGACTCTCTCGCCCTGCAGCTGCAGGTTGACGAGGCAGACGGCATCATCGGAAAGCGCGTTCCCATCGTCAAGAGCTTCTGATTCTGATACCCAGATACCCATTTTCCTTGATTCATCAATCTTGAGCAAGCGGCATTGTACTCTTTTGctttcttcttctgcttGTTGCTTGTATACCGCGCTGGGAGCACCATATTCCCCCAAACTCGTGACTGATCTGAGACGAGCATACGATGTTGCTTTCATAGAGACCCCGTAGAAAACACGTCGTGCTCAAACAAATGGAAACGTTCATCTGACTTTTGAGAATCGGGCTTGTGATACAAAAGTGATATGCCTCGCTCACTGAAAATGGTTTAGAAGATCCATGATTTCGAGGGTTTTGAGTCCGAAGGCCTCGACAAGTTTGTAGGCCCCGAACTCTAAGATTCTCCATACGGGATTCCAAGGTGTAGATGGACGTCTTAATGTGACACAGCGAGTGACTCAGCGCTTCTTTGACCACGATTCAATTCAGCAATCCGATCACCTCTTCTGGCTCTAGTCAAAGTGGATTGCAACGCAACGGCCTGGAAGTTCTCATTCCAGTCTATTACAATCTACATACTTACCCAGCGTCATGGTTAGTCGAACACGGAAAACGTGGGGGAAGCTtttattaggtaattattgTTGAGATCGAAAGAAAAATAAAAGACGACTATGACTAAGTAGgtaagtcaaagcacccacttttgggcaccccccccttttgggcaccccaaCAAAACATGGCATCTAAACATCAACACCAACCACAatcaattaattaactaccttcTACTGccataataatataatcaaaattctccctaggtaattcgacccctatAAGTCGATtaggactaactaaacgGTCGCTAGAGTCCTCCTGAGCTTTTTATACGTTCTAAATATCCACgaacctagtatttaggtctagatatatagtctttttttttctaggCCTTATGCGCTTAATCCTAGCCTTAAGAACTCGaacttagtactaagatatagctaattagtaggcCTGCTCtctaaaagctttttttactttttaaaatagtagttatcgAGTACTATTatctagactaagctctataaatagctttaagtaatcgtagagctcgctagccttcttaagagttaactagttaataatagaggtcgctaatacctagttaagtagtctattagtattactagtcgTCTACCTAGCTTCtatgccctttttaaatagtataacttatataagtaggactattaggttaagaagtagctTAGCTAtgttaagtagctatagtctagttactttctacctacttcgtatatttaacgacgttaaactagctaaacgagcaagctagtagtagcttaagaagtactgCTTTTTAACGATAGTAGAATTATCtactatatcctccttactaagctcctttttatatatagacttaataagcctaaagatagctatatctaatagctagaggatataggaagcgtatagtaataagaataataagtagacgttatttttatagtactcttatataaattctattattatataactcctatacttatttagtactaatagtcgaggctagtttagcttactaagccccttaataaggggggtcttagtctatAGTAAGAACACTTCCTTTAGCTAGTAAAAGGTAGTCTCGTCGGtcgtttagctattatttattattataaacttctaactattataagcagtaagttaaagagggaaCTACTGCTATTAAACcgactttcttttataaataactagtagtttaataactctactattagtaaagatatacttaataatcgttaCCTAGGTACGCgaactaggctcttttttttgtACTACTATGGCCTCTACTATACCTAAAACTAGCCTATTAGCtcccttaccctctattatactagtcttatctatattatgcttattagcctatttaataccgctaatctctagtatattaagtaatctaaactattatttaattatattagtagtagcTCTATTAACGCGGCGCGAATCGATTAAACGACTTCTCtaaacccttattaataaattccttttaataaaagcgttaatctatctcttattaaatagtttattatcccCCTAAGACCTTagaacttatttagtaaattccctaacttatttataagttaatataatacttaagtaatattatatataaatttactaagctagctagtcttcttattataaaagaagcctcTAAAGCTCTGCGAATACCCTCGCCCTCGTCTAGTGGCCTCTCTTTCGACCCTAAAGTATTATCCTAGGAACCCCGAACTCAATCGAggcctttttaatagagaGACCGTTTCTAATAGCATTAAGTGCctattagagcttattttcggtatacgatactattacttattaatta
This is a stretch of genomic DNA from Colletotrichum lupini chromosome 10, complete sequence. It encodes these proteins:
- a CDS encoding heterokaryon incompatibility protein, yielding MDDTGVDARVLYAIGAAVILAGPIASHLFFRGEERTLTSRLQRWLRSPPRYTHGSLVEGQFRLIHLLPGHEDDGVRIDLTNEWLKAPVKYHAVSYAWGDARDKTYITCKGKEIQITKTLFEALKRWRSPTEEVVLWADSICINQRNTLEKTQQIGRMSEIYSNAEAVRIWLGSDDSNIDGVQDVIKEASEIIPEERAQDGKSTVWNLDWRPLRALMNHTWFERKWVYQEAILNDNTWLYCGKLMMPFQPLSELALRMSTFGIQALPKDGTVNDSNVTFLPTRLYNLSMMRMSQWYRGKQPVTLMDGVKATRAFQCTDPRDHILGVLGYASDIEKDSIISRDNLYSLSVQECYIRFARSQLLEKKDLGVLACAPQKLVTDVALPWYYRPVYRWQRRRLSDLPTWVPDLRNQEFDALPSYSVRYGKFSAGGIQLGNVEIIDDKILRCSGMLIDTIEEDGISWPELPLPPKPKRVPYPLDKMDAYYARNSLRSLNFYKSCVRVASGSDRIQDMSPERLSEFWKTLTSERSQLSDRIDVDLSESIKDMITNMETWLVSEDPEEANKARLAFVAAAVTVEMTILAAASPRRFSRTAVGRLCLVPRNAKVGDSICLLLGSEVPFVVRPTKGGRYELIGDAYVSGVMDGEAIASGEYFETDINLE